One window of Nocardia nova SH22a genomic DNA carries:
- a CDS encoding alpha/beta fold hydrolase, which produces MSADVRTVERFQGSELFDDLAQASDFIRRGSAGFSPTRGGRCFDGLELRTDSWHVEPFRQRDFPRRSRVPCCGEWTGRQATRSKSAPLARYLAACDVVGVDSVWEERIVSGDVGLFVAYAGVSAGHPLLVIHGGPDWDHSYLREPLAGLSGTRRLLLPDLRGCGRSSRGLPITEYHPNAVISDLLGILDTFGIVAADVLGFSYGGLLAQRLAVTAPERVHRLIIASSSVLPVPADAFSGWQERQDRRAPELEIWARSALGPERTRAAALAGARANVWRPEALPDYLQRLDTVRFSAEWDRARSAGTLQSPRIDNPIQALSATAVPILLLHGRQDMVFPAELAEQTAAALPSAEAIVLDEAGHMAHIDQPQQWLTALEKFLC; this is translated from the coding sequence GTGAGTGCGGATGTCCGGACCGTCGAGCGGTTCCAGGGAAGCGAACTGTTCGACGATCTGGCGCAGGCATCGGACTTCATTCGGCGTGGCTCGGCCGGATTCTCGCCCACGCGTGGCGGTCGATGCTTCGACGGGCTCGAACTCCGGACGGACTCGTGGCACGTGGAGCCGTTTCGTCAGCGTGACTTTCCGCGCCGAAGTCGAGTGCCTTGTTGCGGGGAATGGACTGGTCGACAAGCCACGCGCTCGAAGAGTGCGCCCCTCGCAAGATATCTCGCAGCGTGCGATGTGGTAGGCGTTGACAGCGTGTGGGAAGAACGCATCGTGTCCGGTGATGTCGGACTGTTCGTCGCGTACGCGGGAGTCAGCGCTGGGCATCCGCTGCTGGTCATTCACGGTGGGCCCGATTGGGACCACAGCTACCTGCGCGAGCCTCTCGCGGGGTTGTCCGGTACGCGTCGTCTGCTGCTGCCCGATCTGCGGGGTTGCGGGCGCTCGTCCCGCGGCCTGCCCATCACGGAATACCACCCGAACGCAGTGATCTCTGATCTGCTGGGGATCCTGGACACTTTCGGCATCGTCGCCGCCGATGTGCTGGGTTTCTCCTATGGTGGCCTGCTCGCACAACGACTCGCTGTGACCGCGCCCGAGCGGGTCCACCGGTTGATCATCGCATCCAGCAGTGTCCTTCCGGTTCCTGCAGATGCCTTCTCAGGCTGGCAGGAAAGGCAGGACCGCCGCGCACCGGAACTCGAGATCTGGGCGCGGTCCGCACTCGGTCCAGAACGCACTCGTGCCGCAGCGTTGGCCGGTGCCCGGGCCAATGTGTGGCGGCCCGAAGCGCTGCCGGACTACCTGCAGCGCCTGGATACGGTCCGGTTCTCGGCGGAATGGGACCGCGCGCGTAGCGCGGGGACATTGCAGTCCCCACGCATCGACAACCCGATCCAGGCTCTGTCGGCAACCGCTGTGCCGATACTTCTGCTGCACGGACGCCAAGACATGGTCTTCCCAGCGGAGTTGGCCGAGCAAACTGCCGCAGCACTTCCCAGCGCCGAGGCCATAGTGCTCGACGAAGCCGGTCACATGGCCCACATCGATCAACCCCAGCAATGGCTGACCGCCCTCGAGAAGTTCTTGTGCTGA
- a CDS encoding CsbD family protein, whose amino-acid sequence MSADDKAEEFKGRAKEAAGSLTGDDDLKAEGQADQGSSKVKQHVDEAADKIKNAADSVKDKLQGH is encoded by the coding sequence ATGAGCGCAGACGACAAGGCTGAGGAATTCAAGGGCCGGGCCAAGGAAGCCGCGGGCAGTCTCACCGGTGACGACGATCTGAAGGCCGAAGGCCAGGCCGATCAGGGATCGTCGAAGGTGAAGCAGCATGTCGACGAGGCCGCCGACAAGATCAAGAACGCCGCCGACTCGGTGAAGGACAAACTGCAGGGCCACTGA